GTAAAAAGGAAAGAAGAGGAGGTACTTTGTTCTGAGTCTGTAAAGCTCTTGGAAAAATATGCGGACAGAAAGGTACTTTTCTTGGTCAACAAGAAAGGTTACGGTTACGCATACTGTCCTAAGTGTCAAAGCTTATGTATATGTCCTTTTTGCGGTACTTTCCTGACGCTTTACAAAGAAAGCGAAAAGATCCTTTGCACAAGTTGCGGTTTTAAAAGTGATCTCGTTTGTCCGGAATGTGCAGGCGATGTGAGAAGCTCAAGTTTTGGTATAGAAAAGGCTATGGAGGAATTGGAAAAACTTTTTGGAATAAGGAAGAACTTTACCTTTGATACCTTCCCAGCCTTTGAGGATACATACGATCTAGTCATAGTGCTAAATGCCGATAACCTACTTTCCGTACCTTTTTTTAACGCGGAAGAAAGCTACTACAGATACCTCTGGAGGGCTAGGGCTATAGCGCGCGATAAGCTTTTAATACAAACGCTCTTCCCAGAACATCCCATATTAAAACATCTGCAGGAGGGAGATTGGAAAAGTTATTGTGAAAGCGAATTAAAACGCAGAAGAGAGGAAAAGCTTCCACCCTTTTCAAGAATACTGTTGGTGCGGTTTACAGAAGACAAGAGTAAAGAGTTACAGAAGCTAGCAAAAAATTACGGTCTTGAGATCAGATACAGAAAAACCGGAAGATTGATGGAAGTTCTCGTTAGGGGAAGCTTTTATAATATGAGTAAGATCATAAAAGAAATCAGGATTCTCAGACCTCTGCATCTGGAGTTTTTCTGAGGATATCCATTACATGGAACATATCTTTGTCACCTCTACCTGAAAGGTTGAGGATCACTACACCTTCCCTTCCTATTTCTTTTGCAAGCTCTATAGTTTTCAAAACAGCGTGAGCAGGCTCTAAGGCTGGTATAATACCTTCAAGTTTTGAAAGGATCTTAAAACCTTCAAGAGCTTCTTCGTCGTTTGCCCATACATACTCAGCTCTCTTACTCTCAAATAAGTAGGCATGTTCTGGACCGACACCGGGGTAATCAAGACCTGCAGATACCGAGTGCGTAGGCAGTATTTGTCCCTCTTCGTCCTGCAAAAAGTAAGATTTCATACCGTGAAGGATACCCACGCTCCCACCGTTTATTGAAGCTGCGTGTTTACCTGTATTCAAACCTAAGCCCCCAGCTTCAACGCCTATAAGTCTCACCCCTTCATCTTCCAGGAAGGGATAAAATATACCCATAGCGTTAGAACCACCGCCTACGCATGCGATAATCGCATTTGGCAGTTTACCCTCCAGTTTTAGTATCTGTTCTTTTGCCTCTTGTCCTATTACCTTTTGGAAGTCCCTGACTATAAGGGGAAAAGGGTGTGGACCTACGACGGAGCCTATTATGTAATGTGTTGTCTCTACGTTAGTTACCCAATCTCTGAGAGCTTCATTTATAGCATCCTTTAATGTCCTGCTCCCACTTTTGACTATACTCACCTGTGCACCCAAAAGCTTCATTCTGAAAACATTAAGCTCTTGCCTATGTGCATCTTCTTCACCCATATATACTGTACAATCAAGACCTAAAAGGGCGCAGGCTGTTGCCGTGGCAACGCCGTGTTGACCGGCACCAGTTTCAGCTATAACCCTTTTTTTACCCATCCTTTTGGTGAGCAAAGCCTGTCCGAGTGTGTTGTTTATTTTGTGAGCGCCTGTATGTAGGAGATCCTCCCTCTTTATATAGATCTTGGCGCCTCCCGCATACTCGGTGAGATTTTTGGCAAAATATAGGGGAGTAGGCCTTCCTGCGTAAGTCCTTAGGTAATAATTCAGCTCTTCCCAAAAGCTTTTATCTGATCTTACCTCCTTATATTGACCTTCAAGCTCTTCAAGGGCATACATGAGAGTTTCAGGAACAAATTTACCGCCAAAGTTACCAAAGTATCCTTTATTATCTGGTAATTTCATGAATCTATGTTCCATCTGACACCTTTTATTATATCATGGATCTTATGGATGCCCTTTTGATTACCGGAACTGATACAGGTGTGGGGAAAACCTTTATGGCTTATAACCTCGCTTACGCTCTAAAGGAGAGAGGTATCAATGTAGGATACTTAAAACCCGTTGAGACTGATGTTAAAACTTTGCCTGCTGATGGCTCTCTTTTGGCAAGCGTAACAGGGCAGGATATAAAGGAAGTTGTACCTGTCACATTTTCTCTTCCTCTTTCGCCATATGCGGGTATTTTGGAGGAAGGTGGAGACTTTTCTCTTGAGGAATTATATACTCACTTTGAGAAGATGTTAAGAAAGTACAGCATAGTTATTGTGGAAGGTGCTGGTGGTATAGCGGTGCCTATAAAGAAAGGTTACGACTATGCGAGGCTCGCAAAGGACTGGAATTTACCAATTTTGATCGTAGCAAGGGCAGGTCTGGGAACAATAAACCACACTTTTCTGTCTTGGTTTTACGCTAAAGAGATGCATCTTAATATAAGGGGTATAGTTATGAACGGTTTCGGAAGTGACGATGTATCGGAGAAGACAAACGCTCGCATAATAGAGGAGCTTACAGGCATAAAACCATTAAAAATTCCCAAAATTGAAGGATCACTTCTTCCTACCTATCTGAGAGAAGCTCTCCTTGACTTTATCCGGCTTTAACCTGTAATAAGCTGATACTCTTTCAACCATCTGTTTAAAGTAAGGTGCCGCGGCAGTTCCACCATAAGCTAATCCTTTTGGTTCATCAACGGATATACCTGCAACGAATCTTGGATCCGTTGCAGGAAAGTAACCTACAAAGTAGGCTACCACCTTATCCCTTGAATAGCGCCCTACCCTAAAGTCAAACTTCTGGGATGTCCCAGTTTTACCAGCTATTGTAAAGTAGTCGGATCTGGCAAGTTTGGCAGTGCCTTCCTCAACTACCCTAATCAGGTTTCTATGCAGCCAATTCATAACCTTAGGTGAAAAGAGTCTATCCCTTATTACCTCACTCTGGTAGTAAGTTCTGTTTCCTTGCGCATCCTCTGTATACAGAACTATTCTTGGCTTGACCATCTTACCTGTGGCGAGAAAAGAAAAAGCAGTGCATAAATTGAGGAGGTTTACAGACAGGCCTTGTCCGATGCTTGAGTAGAGGATGTTAGCAGGATATCTGTAGTCCGGCAGTTTAGGTTTAGTTTCCCCAGGTAGAATTCCAAATGTATTTTTAAAGTGTATCTTTTCCATCAGCTCTTGTACATCTTTTCTTGATAGGAATTTAGCTATCTTTACCATCCCCACATTGGAGGACTTTATAAGCACTTGGTCAAGTGGGAGATCACCGTAAGGGTGTACGTCTCTGACTATTCTTCCGTAAACTTCCGTCTTCCCCCACCCTGCGTTCACCACATAATTCTCAGGTATGTAACCTTTGTCTAAAGCCATACCCAAAAAGAAAGGTTTCATGACGGATCCCGGCTCAAAGAGATCCGTAACCACAAAGTTCTTCCTCTCCCAAGGGCTATATCTCTGATAGTTGTTTGGATCGTAATAGGGATATGTAGTCATACCCAGTATATCTCCATTTTTGGTATCCATGACCAGTATGGACACCTTTTTGGGTTTCCAGTCCCTCACTATTTGATCCCTTATATCTTCCAATATGCTTTGTACACCTAAGTCTATTGTTGTATAAACCGTTTCCGTTTTCAAAACATGGATA
The Hydrogenobacter sp. genome window above contains:
- the trpB gene encoding tryptophan synthase subunit beta codes for the protein MKLPDNKGYFGNFGGKFVPETLMYALEELEGQYKEVRSDKSFWEELNYYLRTYAGRPTPLYFAKNLTEYAGGAKIYIKREDLLHTGAHKINNTLGQALLTKRMGKKRVIAETGAGQHGVATATACALLGLDCTVYMGEEDAHRQELNVFRMKLLGAQVSIVKSGSRTLKDAINEALRDWVTNVETTHYIIGSVVGPHPFPLIVRDFQKVIGQEAKEQILKLEGKLPNAIIACVGGGSNAMGIFYPFLEDEGVRLIGVEAGGLGLNTGKHAASINGGSVGILHGMKSYFLQDEEGQILPTHSVSAGLDYPGVGPEHAYLFESKRAEYVWANDEEALEGFKILSKLEGIIPALEPAHAVLKTIELAKEIGREGVVILNLSGRGDKDMFHVMDILRKTPDAEV
- the bioD gene encoding dethiobiotin synthase; this encodes MDALLITGTDTGVGKTFMAYNLAYALKERGINVGYLKPVETDVKTLPADGSLLASVTGQDIKEVVPVTFSLPLSPYAGILEEGGDFSLEELYTHFEKMLRKYSIVIVEGAGGIAVPIKKGYDYARLAKDWNLPILIVARAGLGTINHTFLSWFYAKEMHLNIRGIVMNGFGSDDVSEKTNARIIEELTGIKPLKIPKIEGSLLPTYLREALLDFIRL
- a CDS encoding penicillin-binding protein 2; translated protein: MQELRKENSKILLVSFLIFLGFSVLLLRTAYLQLVGRTEYVEKVAEKFPKIALVNMPVYRGSIKDRRGNDLALSIPTISVYAFPKYVLNKEELASRLSAATHVPEKQILESLNSHRKFVWLARKVDKELLPYIRGVIKDTDNMRAVGVQEDFKRFYPHGHLASNLLGFCGDDGKGLEGLEYMLNTFFDEKGTNVRFLLSPEAGKLAIEPIADIHVLKTETVYTTIDLGVQSILEDIRDQIVRDWKPKKVSILVMDTKNGDILGMTTYPYYDPNNYQRYSPWERKNFVVTDLFEPGSVMKPFFLGMALDKGYIPENYVVNAGWGKTEVYGRIVRDVHPYGDLPLDQVLIKSSNVGMVKIAKFLSRKDVQELMEKIHFKNTFGILPGETKPKLPDYRYPANILYSSIGQGLSVNLLNLCTAFSFLATGKMVKPRIVLYTEDAQGNRTYYQSEVIRDRLFSPKVMNWLHRNLIRVVEEGTAKLARSDYFTIAGKTGTSQKFDFRVGRYSRDKVVAYFVGYFPATDPRFVAGISVDEPKGLAYGGTAAAPYFKQMVERVSAYYRLKPDKVKESFSQIGRKK